DNA from Marinagarivorans cellulosilyticus:
CTACCTCACCGTCGGTGGTGGTATAGCCGGCGATAGGATCAGCAATCCCTAAAAGCCCAGCGATATCGCCAGAGGCATCACCTAACTGCATGTTCACGCCATAGTTTTGGCGCAAACCTTCACTATTGGCCGTTACTCCTAAGTTTTGCAGTTTTTCTGCATTGCCATTGGCTACATTATTTAACGCTGCCGTAATATCAGCATTGCTATTAAAGGTACCGCTTAAAACAAAAGTTTCAACTTTACCCCCCACACGCAATGTAAAGGTTTCCCCTGGGGCGGCAATAACCGTTGGTATTACTGGCGCCGCTTCAGCGCCATAATCGAACCGAGCAACCTGCACTGGGGTGCCAGAAGCTGGTGACCCGCTAATGCGCACCGAAACACCTTGCACAACAATTTCATCGCCGCCGGAGTAAATTTGATTCTCTGCTAATATACGATTGCTGCCACGCTCGGTGACCGTGTAATTTTTATTGGCTGGTGAGACTGCGTCGTCTGAATTAAAAGTAATGACAATATCATTAGGATAGAACCTATCATAGGCCGCTTGATCAACTACCTGCCCCACATTAATTTTGGCCGCTGGAGATGATAGATTACCTTTGGCCTCGTAAGTACTAACGGTATTGCGCTCGCTCGCCACATCTAAAAATGCTCGTTTTCCCGAATCCGTCGCTGCGACTGTTGTATTATTCGCTATTTTAATAAATTGCTGACCTTCATCGCCTTGGTAGCGAAAACCCGTAGAGGCGTCGCCGGAAAAAGGCACTCCCGCAGTACGGTAACCACCAAAAATGTAATCGCCATTGGCATTTTTAGTATTTACCAGATTCAATAATTCTTTTAGCTGCTCGTCCACTTCACTCGATAGCACAGCGTATTCATCAGTGCTTAAAGTTGCCGTATTCGCAGCCTTTAAGGCCAGCTCTTGCGTGCGCTGCAACAAGCTATTAACAGCTGATAATGCAGACTCCTCGATTGTTAAATTATTTTCAGCAATATCAATATTCTTTTGGTACTGAGCGGTTATTTCAAGCTCTTGCGTAATTTGCATAATTTTAGTGGCCGCCACAGGATCATCCGCTGGCGTTAATACTCGTTTGCCTGTAGACATTTGCTCTTGCGTTTCAATCACCTCTTTATTGACGCGCGCTAGATTCTTATCGGCGATATTAAAAACCTGCAGTGA
Protein-coding regions in this window:
- the flgL gene encoding flagellar hook-associated protein FlgL — translated: MRISSLQVFNIADKNLARVNKEVIETQEQMSTGKRVLTPADDPVAATKIMQITQELEITAQYQKNIDIAENNLTIEESALSAVNSLLQRTQELALKAANTATLSTDEYAVLSSEVDEQLKELLNLVNTKNANGDYIFGGYRTAGVPFSGDASTGFRYQGDEGQQFIKIANNTTVAATDSGKRAFLDVASERNTVSTYEAKGNLSSPAAKINVGQVVDQAAYDRFYPNDIVITFNSDDAVSPANKNYTVTERGSNRILAENQIYSGGDEIVVQGVSVRISGSPASGTPVQVARFDYGAEAAPVIPTVIAAPGETFTLRVGGKVETFVLSGTFNSNADITAALNNVANGNAEKLQNLGVTANSEGLRQNYGVNMQLGDASGDIAGLLGIADPIAGYTTTDGEVAGVGDRFFIDSSEKQDILTTLARFSEAMKSYDGSQSSRNQLSDQVASTIANLNNAQTSVLDVTASIGARMNTLDSTRSLHFDSELVSRDVLSNIRDLDYAEASTRLSQQTLILQAAQQSFIRVSQLTLFARL